tccacttgtacctattgatcaagtttgagattgttggtccccaaccaagttgggtcctaagaggttagtcacaataggcttggcaacccaaatggttcttttcttgaaaccactttgagttccaacaaacttggcaaacacattgccatccttatccttccctagagaataatcatcatcaacaattatagggttagataaggtaccacctaagcaagaagaagcaaagtgccccttctcacggcttaagtagcaagtgttcccctttttcttctttgttgatttcttctcttggggaaccatatcttgattcttcttgggaagtagcctatcttcaacttgaggtcgagcatgagcttgaccttgaccttgtggccgtttcccttgttgtttctcactcaagtgcatcttcttcttcttcaatgggcatgatctaacatgatgcccttcaaccttgcacttgaagcaaaccaacttggccggatcatcgactttatcttggcccttcttcttgttgctcttgctcttggacttgttcttgttattggagttgaatccaagtccactcttgtcattgggagattgttgcacacttagcatcttgtcaagtgcggatttcccttcatgatgcttttctaagtctttcttcaaagaaaggacttgggcctcgagctcttttatttcctctacatggttagtagaaatacaagtactagaggaagtagaagcttcattgttggagcaacaaggcaaagtgagtaatccaacacaaggtgtatcactagtttgactagatggattacaaggactagcacatggcaatataacatttgtagaagagattgtgctaacatccatatgaggctcacaagatgttaccttagtgatacttgcctcatgagctaactttagcccatcataggaaattagaagatcatcatgagagcttgagagctttttatgactttcttccaattccctataattgctagttagcaactcaagttgagcccttagctcaacattttcctctaaggtagatgcttcacaagaattagagttagtagcacaagcatcaacaatagttttctcattttcatgcatataggattcaattttttgtgtaagcataaaattagtatgcttctcatcttttagctcatgattgaggagagtgaatctcatttcctcattttcaacatgggactccaacttcactatggtttccctatatttattcaaggtatccatagagttttcgagattagcacgagcttctttattaccatgaagagaagcatatatcgttgccatattatgcaccaaggtattatattcttcatcattatcatcatcatcactctcatcattagaggaagtgttaggaatcaaagtaggagatacctttgatccatttgccataaggcacatgtgcataccggaggatgaagacgaagatattcttgaatcctcatttgaaaacatgtcttgatccatagagtgttcggtttcctctacattgttagtcaacaaacaactagaggaaatataagcattttgattatggaagcaagacaaggtaagcatatcttcatgagatctatgtaagcaatttacacatgatatgcaaggaccatcaacacaagcatgtaggttattttcaatgctagatgtgtttaagtccaaaaaggaagcattacaatgggatagagatgaataatcatcactattgagcacaatatcaacattgcaattttcctcaccactcaccatatcattacctcgtgtcttgctacacgttggtgaagtggaagaagatgataactcatcacgaccggaggtggaagcaacttggagctcttcatgatgtgaaggggaagagagctcctcggagtcaccaccgaccaattgagaagtggatccaccaaacatttccttaagcttgatccacatctcatgagacgattttcgctttatatatatcaagaacctacgaaaatcgggtctcaaagagaataaaagctcattagatacttgagcttcaagatgtaagtttttctcatcctctaaagatagattttgagaatccatcggaggagaaaaaccgacatctagaaattgctctatatgtggacacaaggtccgaagcttacaaagcaagcaatttctccacaaaagataatttgtgccattaaagataattgtgtcattgtgcactatactagccgacatctttactctcaaggcggtgaagccttaaacaaggagagacctcgctctgataccaattgaaagatcgagatgtcgcctagagggggggtgaataggcaattacaaactcttgcggatttgtttgtaagaatgcggaattaaactatcgtttagattacaagcacaaaccctaaatatgctaagctcaactaagtgtaacaatagcaactagagctaagcaagataggcacaagatatatgtagcacaagtgatagcaagatatatgtacttcaagcacgatggctatcacaaggaaagagagctcgggtatagaaataaccgaggcacgcggagacgaggatgtattcccgtgttcccttgctttgcaacaaggtacgtcacgtttggaggagtggaggtcccacgaaggattccccgcgccatgaaggctcaccctattctccgaaccacacccacgaaggattatggccctttccttatggttagcttttcctccgctccggagatggcaagctccacaaccacttcacaagctccacgaaggagaagcccgggccccttcacaatcttccacgaagagatcaccgggacacccaccaagccaactaggaggtcaccctccaagagtaacaagctcacggtctctcactcgaacaaatcgtggtggagagctcaacactatgcaatgatgcaaagcaagaacaccggaggtgttcaagtccttcacactcaaatcccaccaaagcaacgaatgctaggatgagattggagaggaagaacaaggggaaaagtcaaccaaagactccaagatctagatcccaagagattccctcacttagagaagaaatggattggtggaagtgtagatctagatcccctctctcaaatcctcaaatatgagcaagaatggttggaggaatcaagggggagagcaagttcttcaaatagtagaaatggaggagagagaataggaagaactagttgctcaaggtggaagaagggctatttatagtctagggagaaaaataaccgttggggagaaaaccgGGTGAAAATCGGGTAAAAAACGGGTTAAAAAAGTGCCCAGGCCGGccagcaggccggccgaccggagcttgggccggagaggccggtggcctgcccggtcggaccggcccaccgaccgggcgcTGCAGATAGCGCGCTGGGCGGCCGAACTCCTTCAGCCGCGCGGGAGAGCCCAGGCCGCGTGGGCCGGCGGCGGCTCAGCAGCGCCGGGCGGCGGATTGGCCCGGGCGCGTGTGGGCGAGCAGGCCGCGGGTGGGCCTCTCGGGAGCTGATGGCCCGCCGGCGCGCGAGGAGGCGGCCCGAGGCGCTGTGGCGAGCAAAGCCGGCGAGGCCCCCGGTCGGGCCGGGGGCCCGTGCTCGGCAGGCCGCTCAAGGCCGGTGGCCGCCCGGCCGACCGAGTGGGCGGCGTGCGGCCCGAgaggccgggcggcaaccgggcagccgttcccctttttttcttttctttttctttttcttcttttaccttttctttaataactattgctcccgaactccgattgacatgaaacaaattccgttggaacgataataacaaatgccatccaatagaaagtgcaaactcaagaaattgtaggaggggattttatcatgaatataaaagggtagaaccttatatcatgaataaccggtaaaatcacccaacctcgaaaacgcaatagaagatgcatgcgaactccgttttcgatgaacttgggcttgttgtaaagctagcaacaagctcaagaacctcacatagggaaacaccaagaagaaataaggatatgcaaagtatgcaaagagttgagctccctaagacgatgtgatcaagttactcaaccgaaagcccctcttaatagtgcggctatctatcctataatccggtctcccaacatccaccttgagaccggtaaaaggaaaacctagcaaggccataactttgccttgcgcatcccgcttgatcttgatgataactcttcaagcttcactcaagccggaatgcctctcttgaccaatgttgcttcgtgaagactcacaaatgctcccccatacactatgatgggaaagctccattgatgcacatcttcacaagtccattatcatcaaatggacggcaagattcaagtatgtgattcacttgagacgctcatcttgaacttgcccaactcaaccttgtatcttcacatactcacataagatagagcatggctaatattgagttccacataagaactccatcttcatttcttcttattgatcatatcacatatgtacatatcttcataccgatgatcttgatgccaatacacaagatatacctttatcttcatggcatccatacttgaatccaacacatggagagcaagtagtacctatggaatattccttcatataaactcaatgagaacattagtccataggggttgtcattaattaccaaaaccacacataggggcaatgtacgcttacacttggccgcgccgacctgtctcttgggcccctcgcgacgccccctgacctacccttccgcctacaaatagccttcgtcgcgaaacccccagtaccgagagccacgatacggaaaaccttccagagacgccgccgtcgccaatcccatctcgggggattcaggagatcgcctccggcaccctaccggagaggggaatcatctcccggaggactctacgccgccatggtcgcctccggagtgatgtgtgagtagtctacccctggactatgggtccatagcagtagctagatggttgtcttctccccattgtgcttaattgtcgggtcttgtgagctgccgaacatgatcaagatcatctatctgtaattctatatgttgtgtttgttgggatccgatgaatagagaataccatgttatgttgattatcaatttatatctatgtgttgtttatgatcttgcatgctctccgttattagtagattctctggccaagttgatgcttgtaactccaagagggagtatttatgctcgatagtgggttcatgtctccgtgaatctgggggagtgagagaaacctctaagattatggatgtgctgttgccactagggataaaacattgatgctatgtccgaggatgtagttattgattacattacgcgcaatacttaatgcaattgtctgttgttagcaacttaatactggaaggggttcggatggtaacctgaaggtggactttttaggcatagatgcatgctggatagcggtctatgtactttgtcgtaatgcccaattaaatctcactatactcatcataatatgtatgtgcatggtcatgccctctctatttgtcaattgcccaactgtaatttgttcacccaacatgctgtttatcttttgggagagacacctctagtgaactgtggagcccggtccaattctctatactgaaatacaatctactgtaatacttgttctactgttctctgcaaacaatcatcatccacactatacatctaatcctttgttacagcaagccggtgagattgacaacctcactgtttcgttggggcaaagtacttggtttgtgttgtgcaggttccacgttggcgccggaatccctggtgttgcgccgcactacatctcgccgccatcaaccttcaacgtgcttcttggctcctactggttcgataaaccttggtttcatactgagggaaaacttgccgatgtacgcatcacaccttcctcttggggttcccaacggacgcgtgctgtacgcgtatcaccaagCAGCGGCggttggaagatggccgtgaacggcattggcgttccgccgccgccgaagccgcgcacaGACCAATGGAGGGATGccatcaaggcccgtcgggctcaactcaccgccgaggagcggttggatccgacatgggcggccaacaacaacgacgcctggtggacgacgtacttccaggcgaagtacgacgtcgagatgcacagcaccgacgggctcgtcggcggccccaatagctggaacaaggacggccgcgccctgttctggggcgtttcggggcgcaccctcgagaacgtcatccgcggcatccgcaacggcgctccaaggctggagatgtcgtcgtcaccgccgccgtctcctcaatggcagccgaggaggacgacgtactcgtcctcctcgcactcttcttcctcaggaccggcgcgatcgacgtcGTCCTCAtcgtaccggtcggcgccctacaccgtccccaaacgggaggtgaaggaggtgccggcgacgcccgtcaacacgaggcgtggcggcagccggcggcagcaagggaggtgcggcggcgccctcctcatcccgaagccggaggtgaaggacgagccggaggaagcgtcgcaggcggcgttgctggcggagtacgagcggcagcaacgGCTCACCGCCAGCAGcggcgaccccgaggactgcccaggtctgcgggcggcgttcttggcgtccatgaacgacaaggacgcctggaagggcgacctcgacgcggcgatcgccatgtccatccgcgactccggcaagccgctggtggacctctccgacgacggcgaggcaggaccaagcggcttggtgaaggacgagcccgtcgacgaaccCGTCGacgtcgacgagcgcgtcaagcaggaggtcgtcaccaacgacatgtacaacttccagcagtactacgacgcctccggccgccgcaagtggttctagattaggtttagtttaaatttagtcaaattttgttcgaatctatgtaatatatggcaagtttggatgaatctcgcttaagtttaaaatttgcgaaatttggtttgggggacgcgactggggagcgacgtcccccaaacgcggcacaaacgaaacacgtcccccaaacactcaatccggcgcggtttgggggacgcgactggagatgctccagCCGCGtaaagcatctccagccgcgtcccccaaagcatcccccaaagggatttggagcgcgccggaccaaaaacccgttccagccgcgtcccccaaagcctatttttgtccggcgcgcccccatacggtgtccggcgccccgagcccgtccccgtcccacaggggacgctccgggcacgccggacacaacaaaaagcgaggcgaaccgacgcgggcccgacgcgtcagcggctcggatgcTCAATCGCCGcctacgtagcgacggtgcagttgcccggaagcggaaccgtcgcattggcaaccgcgtcgcccgacgcgccaaccgccggaatggagcgcggACTACTCGGAAGAGCAACTGCCGCTCTCTTCGACTTCCGCGCCGCCGTTCCCGTATGTAGGCGCTTTCGGATCTTCAACCGGCCGCCATTGATCCAAGCTTCCagcgacgatgagctacatctcGCAGCTTCCATCTGACACCTCCAGCGAGGGCAAGTCTGCTGGATTTTGCCATTGGTGGAACAGAACCCATACGTCCAGCAGCGGTGATGATTCCCTGCCGGCACTTGACAGCGAGGAGGAATGGCTGGGCGTGGAGGAGGACGCGGAGGAGGAAGGGTCAGAGGAGGCGCCGGCGGCCCgtgcgaaggcggaggcggacgcgaaAGCGAAGGCCAAAGTCAAGGCCAAGGCGAAGTCGGTGAGCACCGGCGACGACGAGGAGAACATTAGTTCCTCCGACGAGTcggccgacaccgcctcttcggaagaggtgacgagcaggaagcgccaccgtgatgacgacgacgaggaggggcCATCATCGAAtaagaagaagacgacgaagtagtttaaaataatttttatgtaatttaattacgttttttcgaagttttatatgtaattttaagTTGAACCAATTTGAATATTATAGTAAAGAGTTTTCTTCTATctatttaaattatttttaatgtttgggggcggtgTTTAGAGGACGCGGCTAGGGAGCGACGTcctccaaacgcggcacgaacaaaacacgttccCCAAAGGCTCGATCCAGCGCATTTTGGGGGACGTGACTGGAATGCTCTAAGCAAGTCCAGATCAAGTAAAACATATTGTAGATTCGATTGAGCATGGTTGATGGGGCGGAGCAGCTGGAATCCGGCTGTGGCCTTCCAGGTTGCAGACGGGCCGGAGTGTCGGTCTTCACGGACGCACATGGAGCGTCGCTCCGAGCGTCAGCGCCGCCAGACAAAAACGCGAGGGACCGGGAGCGTCTGGAATACACGTCAATCCGGCGTGTATCGGCGAGTTTTCTGGACTTGAGCCCGGCGTAAACCGGCCCGCCAAACGGCAAACTCACGATGTCACGTGTAATGATATTGCGCCGGGATAATACACAGAAAACTTATTAGTAAAAATAAAGATAAAAAATATTACTagctctgtccataaatagatgccaaaagtttgtctaaatttgaatgtatctagccacaatttagtgtatagatacatccgaatttagacaaatctttggcatctatttatggacggagggagtattatttatTGTACTTTTAAGTTCTATAAAGAAATTCAAATTTAATTTTCAGGAATGCATACATCCACGTAAAGTTTGGTTGGAAACTTGTAATGATTTCGGGTATAGGAAAAATATCTGACAATATATACGAGTTATATACACATATTTTTATCAGAAATTTTTGTATTGTATAATGTTTTGGGCTAAAAGAAATTTCTAGGGACAATCTTGGTGTCTACGAATATTTTTGTCAGAAATTTGCCTTTTTGAATTTTCCAACATAAAACCTGTTATTTTTAAACGAAATTTCTGAGTACAATCTCAGGGGTAAAAAACTACTACATAATGCTGTGCAGATTTTTTGGACATTGAAAACTGTgggtttcaaaattttcagaaagaaGGCTCACACTGGTAAAGAGCACGGATGAGTTTTTTGGAAAAGCTGCAGTTCAGTTTTACTAAAACAAAATCAGTGCTGATCAAAGTGGAAGCTGAAAACAATATACAGTAGTATCCGCAGCAACATACATACACACAAGCTGAAAAATATATACTATAACGTAGACAGATAGTAGTATCAACAGCAACATAAGTACACACAAGAGCAACTTGTTCGAAACATTAGGTTCCACAGACGCAGCTACATACACGCCAGAGCAATAGTACTGTTCAAGTAAAGAGAACCAAATCTCACAACAGGGCATTCATATTGTTTAACCTTCCAGGCAAAGTTCTTACGGCACTCTACCACTTGCTCAGCCTTCAAGGCCTGACCCAATCAAGCGGCTCATTGACGCACACGCCTTGCTCAACATCCAGGACGTACCTTCGAAGTCTGAAACCCTGCTTGCGGAGCTCACGAATCTGCTTGTTGATAAACGTAATCACCAACTTCAGGACAGCTTTGTCGGTCTCCTCAGCCCCAGCCATTGCAGCCTTCAGATTGTTCTTGGTCTCCATGAGGTCCGCGGAGCAATTGTAGACATCCACGGACATCCTGTTGAGCCAGTACACGACTGGTCCTGCCAGCTTGGCGTCACTTGGAAGGACAAACCGGCGACCCCTGGCAATCTAAATAGACAGTGTCAAGAACATTGAAATAGGTTCAGATCTCACAAGGAAGCAACTAGGCAGAGAGCGGTTCAGATCTCACAAGGAAGCAATCAATCATCAATATATGGTAGAAGCAGTAAGTGTGCCAAaccacaatacagaaaatctacaGTATCTACCATGCATTCAGTTTTATATCGGTAAGTCTAATTCACCACCTCACCAGATAAGTCTACtgtgaattttaagtttaaaaaatTCAAAGTACTGGCTTCGAATTTGTGTGATCGCTCTCCCTGTGCAGTTCTAGAGCAAAATAGAACCCCAACTTCTAGGTTTGGAATTGGTAAATAGACCTAATAGAACAGCAACCAGAAATTTTTGGTCCTAACCAACGGGCAAAAGCTATAAACAAGTTTGTAATGTAACATGGAACAGATCAATCAATGGGTAACATAACCAATACAATGTTGCTGACTACATATGGGCGATATAGTGTAGTCTGGTCCAGTGAAAAAATGTCAGTAGCAGGAAGATGTTGATATGTGGGTACGATGCAAGTCAACATGGCAGAGAGTGGTTCAGATCTCACAAGGAAGCGAAATTACGAGTAATAATGCAAGTGTGCCAAGCCACCACCATAGAAAACTAGCATGCATTACAGTTTTATATAGGTTAGTCCACCTCACCAGATAAGACTAAATTTGAATTGAAGTTTAAGAAATCCGAAGCATTGGCTTCGAACTTGTTTGCATGTCAAGACCAAAACTAAAACCAACATATATTTCCAGGTCTCGAATTGCTAAATAGAGACCTATTGCAACAGCAACCAAAAATATTTCGGTTCTAACCACAGGACAAGAGTTAGAGCCGAGTTCCTAATGTAACAGGGAACAGATTCATGGATGGGGGTTAACATATCAAGTGGACGCAGGAGAATGTAACCATGGCTTGCGTAACGCGTAGCGGATCTACAGGAACGCAGCCGGTGAATCAGCCCGATCTAAACGACAGCTTGCGTAACATGTCGCAGATCAACAAGGAATGCAGCAGGTGAATCGATCTGATCTAAACGACGCATTGCATGACGCGGTCCGGATCTAAACAACACATTGCATAAACTTTAAACCAATTGTGTTTTTTGATTGAAATCTGATGAAAGTGGCAAGTGTAGTCTAAACAAAATAATTGGGTCTGTGAGTTAGATCTAAGACAGACATCTAGTAATGACAAAATGCAGAGGACAGTGAAAAATATAATAAGCATAACTAGCAGATACCATGACATGCTTGCAAAGCTAAGAAGAAATACAAAGATGTATGTTTAAATGCCAAGAATCCTCGACGAAAAAGGCACACTAACTTCTAAGACAGACATCTAGCGTTAACTAAATGCAGACTATAATGGAAAAATGTAGCAATCTAAATATGAAGGTACGTAAATCGCAGACAGACATAATTGCAAATCTGATGATTGTTAACTAAATGCAGAGGACCACGAAAACTATACCAATCTAAATATGGGCATACATAACTGGCAGATAAGCATGTTTGAAAAGCTGaggaaaaatacaaattataaagCTTATGGGAAAAAGACAAATTATAACTAACAACTAGCCCTACCATAGAGTGACCTCAGACACTTAACAACTAGGAGTCCGATTAAAAATGCAACCGTAACATGGCAGAGAGCGGTCCAGATCTCAAAAGGAAGCGAAATTACGAGCAATAACGCAAGTGTTGCCAAGCCACCACCATATAAAACTAGCATGCATTACAATTTAATATAGCTATAAGTTCAGTTCAACACCTCAGCAGATCAGCCTACTTTGATTTGAAGTTTAAGAAATCCAAAGCATTGGATTCGAACTTGTTTGCATGTCAAGAGCAAAATATAAAACCAACACATACTTCCAGGTCCCGAATTGCTAAATAGAGACCTACTGCAAACAGCAACCAAAAAATATTTCGGTTCCAACCACAGGACAAGAGTTAGAGCCGAGTTCCTAGGTAACAGGGATATCATGTGAACGCAGGAGAATGTAACAAATGCTTTCGTAACGCGTCGCAGATCTACAAGGAACGCAGCAGGTGAATCGGCCAGATCTAAACGACATCGCGGATCTACAAGGAACGCAGCAGGTGAATCGGCCCGATCTAAACGACATCGCGGATCTACAAGGAACGCATCAGGTGAATCGATCTGATCTAAACGACGCATTAGATGACGGGATCCGGATCCAGaagaggagggggagggggaTGGGGAGAGAGTGGTGCTCACCACTTCCATGCCCCTCTCGCGGTCCTTGAGAGCAGATCGACGGACCTTCCGGCGCGGCTTGGGCGGGCTGACGTCTCCGCTCGGCTCCATGGAGAGGATCCGGCCTCCTCCTCGCTCCTTGGCTTGCGTGGGAGAAGACCTAACGCCTCGGCGATGTGATTGCTCCTGCGAGAGTGGGGTGGGGGAGGAGGATTAGATCCGAAACCAAACGAGAGAGGCGGGGGAAGAGAGATGAGGACTGGGAAGGAGGGGGATTAGATCCGAACCTTGTAGATGCGAAGCAGGCGCCTCGGTCTTCTGCGGCGGATGGGCAGGTGCCCTGCCCCTTTTATAGGCGCCGAGCTGGGCCGGAGAGGCGAGGCCCGGCTGCCGTCGTCTCTCATGGAGATGTGCGGCTCGGGCCCGGACCAGCGTCTCCCTGATGCGTTGCGGCGCGGGACCGTACCGGCGTCTCCGTGGGGAGTCGTTGTTCATACTTCCGGCTCGAGCCTGGATCGCCGCCAGCATGGCTCGGATCTCCGGAGATCGAGATCCCGTAGCGTCGTCGTCCCCATGGCTTGGGGTGAGTTTCTCGCCTGCATCGAGGGATTTCTGCAGAAATCTTCTCGCTGAATCTCTACAGCCATCAGCTGGAAGCACCATGGCCGGAGTTTGGTTCGTGTGGGGAGAAGAAAGGTGGAGTCTttgggaagaagaagaggggcgaCAGGGGGAGGCCTTCCCCATATATAAAAGGGTATCGCGTGCGTGGATCACGAATCGTCCTTGTTGCCACTTTTAAAATAGGATAGGAGGTCACGAGCTGTCAGCGCATCACGGTCACGGTATACACTACCTATAATAATGCATGCAGAAAACGGAATCCACGAAAACGACGGCTAGATATTCGCTCTAATTGACCAGATAAATGGATTTCAATTTATGTGGTCAATCAAAGCGAATTACTAGGCGTATTTATGAAAAAAAACTCAACGAAAATAAGCATATATATAATTGCTAGTTTTTTTTATTTCTACTATAGAAGAAAAAAATTGTTGCATAAAAGAGGCAAAAAAATATTCCTTTAGAAGAAAGAAAACAAAATTTTAAATttctgaaaaagaaaaaaaaaagaaatacgATCTAATTTAAGTGTATGCCCTACAGCGCGTGTCGCGCTGGATTTTTTTGCCCAAACAGTGCATGTCGCACTGGATCCTTAAAACGGCCGTTTACACACGTTGACAGAATACCCCACACACACACAGCGCCAGGGTAAAATGCCAATACATGGTAACCCATCTCCGTATCCCTCAAACCCCACACTCCCCACTAACTAGCATCAGCTTGCTTGCTCCAAGTAGAGCGCCCACCGCACGCACCGGTGTCCACCTCCCAGTGCAGCAGCCATGCGCCGCGCTACTTCCCGATCTCCTCGTGCCATACACGAGCGCCAGCAATTAAAATCAAAAACATAAAACAAAGATTTCTTCCG
This Lolium perenne isolate Kyuss_39 chromosome 1, Kyuss_2.0, whole genome shotgun sequence DNA region includes the following protein-coding sequences:
- the LOC127320867 gene encoding uncharacterized protein — encoded protein: MRDDGSRASPLRPSSAPIKGAGHLPIRRRRPRRLLRIYKEQSHRRGVRSSPTQAKERGGGRILSMEPSGDVSPPKPRRKVRRSALKDRERGMEVIARGRRFVLPSDAKLAGPVVYWLNRMSVDVYNCSADLMETKNNLKAAMAGAEETDKAVLKLVITFINKQIRELRKQGFRLRRYVLDVEQGVCVNEPLDWVRP